A genome region from Planctomycetota bacterium includes the following:
- the sucC gene encoding ADP-forming succinate--CoA ligase subunit beta, with protein sequence MRVHEFQARELLAHAGVQVPGGGVATSVEEAVEAGKKIFSAGNSIAVVKAQVHAGGRGKAGFVKVCKSAEEVKTAASFMLSHRMKSPQTPPEGLEVRRLLVAAGVDIKKEFYVAVLTDRASRRNMLIASAEGGVEIEHVAATRPEAILKQPLDPHAGLHPYMARKMAFRLGFTGKAVNQAADALLRLAAVFLQKDATMAEINPLVLTLPDAKNPDGRVMAIDAKFTFDDNALFRHDAIAALFDAQEENPAEIKANEIGLSYVALEGSIGCLVNGAGLAMSTMDLIKLHGGEPANFLDVGGSASEEAVTEAFRIIVSDPRVKGILVNIFGGIMQCDRIARAIIAAAKTVGFKVPLVVRLEGTNVVEARKLLVAAKSEIPTMQAATDLTDAARKIVAATK encoded by the coding sequence ATGCGCGTCCATGAATTTCAAGCCCGGGAGTTGCTGGCTCATGCGGGCGTGCAGGTTCCCGGCGGTGGCGTCGCGACCAGCGTGGAGGAGGCCGTCGAGGCGGGAAAGAAGATTTTTTCCGCGGGCAACTCCATCGCCGTGGTGAAGGCGCAGGTGCACGCGGGCGGCCGCGGCAAGGCGGGTTTCGTCAAGGTCTGCAAGAGCGCCGAGGAGGTCAAGACCGCCGCGTCGTTCATGCTGAGCCACCGGATGAAGAGCCCGCAGACTCCGCCCGAGGGCCTGGAAGTGCGCCGCCTGCTGGTGGCCGCCGGCGTGGACATCAAGAAGGAGTTCTATGTGGCGGTGCTGACCGACCGGGCCAGCCGCCGCAACATGCTCATCGCCAGCGCCGAGGGTGGCGTGGAGATCGAGCACGTCGCCGCAACGCGGCCCGAGGCGATCCTGAAGCAGCCGCTTGATCCCCACGCAGGGCTGCATCCCTACATGGCGCGAAAGATGGCCTTCCGTCTGGGCTTCACCGGCAAGGCGGTGAACCAGGCCGCCGACGCCCTGCTGCGACTGGCCGCAGTCTTCCTGCAGAAGGACGCCACGATGGCGGAGATCAATCCGCTGGTGCTCACACTGCCCGACGCGAAAAATCCCGACGGCCGCGTGATGGCCATCGACGCCAAGTTCACCTTCGACGACAACGCGCTCTTCCGCCACGACGCCATCGCGGCGCTCTTCGACGCGCAGGAGGAGAATCCCGCCGAGATCAAGGCCAACGAAATCGGCCTCAGCTATGTCGCTCTCGAAGGCTCCATCGGCTGCCTGGTCAACGGCGCCGGCCTGGCGATGAGCACGATGGACCTGATCAAGCTGCACGGCGGCGAGCCCGCCAACTTCCTCGACGTCGGCGGCAGCGCCAGCGAGGAGGCCGTCACCGAGGCCTTCCGCATCATCGTCTCCGATCCGCGGGTCAAGGGCATCCTGGTGAACATTTTCGGCGGCATCATGCAGTGCGACCGCATCGCCCGGGCGATCATCGCGGCGGCCAAGACCGTGGGCTTCAAGGTGCCGCTGGTGGTGCGACTGGAAGGCACCAACGTGGTCGAGGCGCGGAAGCTGCTCGTGGCGGCGAAGTCGGAGATCCCGACCATGCAGGCCGCCACCGACCTGACCGACGCCGCCCGCAAGATCGTGGCGGCGACCAAGTAA
- a CDS encoding HAD hydrolase-like protein, translated as MLVLFDIDGTLLKSEHVGIHAMLDAFNELHREKTFSFEGVEIAGRLDTLIWRDMVGRHEIAGDAASHDLFRETYRRKLAGRLKENNTVLALEGVAEIVERLSREPNVELGLLTGNYPATGRLKVEYAGLSPDLFTVNAFAGEGETRRELPPVALRRYREKHGRDIERERVIIIGDTPHDVDCAHHNGCLCLAVATGQFSVAELQACKADHVVASLSPVEPVVQWLLKHRR; from the coding sequence GTGCTTGTTCTCTTCGACATCGACGGCACATTGCTCAAGAGCGAGCATGTCGGCATCCACGCCATGCTCGATGCCTTCAACGAGCTGCACCGCGAGAAGACCTTCTCCTTCGAGGGGGTTGAGATCGCCGGCCGCCTGGACACGCTGATCTGGCGCGACATGGTGGGCCGCCACGAGATCGCCGGCGACGCCGCCTCGCACGATCTCTTCCGCGAGACCTACCGCCGCAAGCTGGCCGGCCGCCTGAAGGAGAACAACACGGTGCTGGCCCTGGAAGGCGTGGCCGAGATCGTCGAGCGCCTTTCGCGCGAGCCCAATGTGGAGCTGGGTCTGCTCACGGGCAACTATCCCGCGACCGGCCGGCTCAAGGTGGAGTACGCCGGACTGAGCCCCGACCTCTTCACCGTGAACGCCTTCGCCGGCGAGGGCGAGACGCGCCGCGAACTGCCGCCGGTCGCGCTGCGGCGCTACCGCGAGAAGCACGGCCGCGACATCGAACGCGAGCGCGTCATCATCATCGGCGACACGCCGCACGATGTCGACTGCGCCCATCACAACGGCTGCCTCTGCCTGGCGGTCGCCACCGGACAGTTTTCGGTGGCCGAGCTGCAGGCCTGCAAGGCCGATCACGTCGTCGCCTCGCTCAGCCCCGTCGAGCCGGTGGTGCAGTGGCTGCTGAAGCACCGGCGTTAG